A stretch of Thermovenabulum gondwanense DNA encodes these proteins:
- a CDS encoding AbrB/MazE/SpoVT family DNA-binding domain-containing protein — protein MESNEQKEVPLMTAKVQKWGNSLAIRIPSVIAEQLAIRQGLELEMVIENQAIKLIPKKKKPTLEELLAKITPENRHAEIDFGVEGNELF, from the coding sequence ATGGAATCAAACGAACAGAAAGAGGTGCCTCTTATGACAGCAAAGGTGCAAAAATGGGGAAACAGCCTTGCAATCCGTATTCCAAGCGTGATTGCTGAACAGCTGGCGATTCGCCAAGGCTTAGAATTGGAAATGGTTATTGAGAATCAAGCGATCAAGTTGATCCCAAAAAAGAAAAAGCCGACATTAGAAGAACTTTTAGCCAAAATAACACCGGAAAATCGCCATGCTGAAATTGATTTTGGAGTAGAAGGGAATGAATTGTTCTGA
- the cas8a1 gene encoding type I-B CRISPR-associated protein Cas8b1/Cst1 — translation MEKDDVITLYPGNWLYNAGVIGLLRSVEEVEKLPLDCCFNFYDDGSLSVKKIIFNELDVERRYFSEEEKISSIVGKSNLYRNYLQPSWISSFPYFVKNLSKIKENDVSFYCNLCYRRFALPNSEVEDLKSRGLKKFLESIKKFDIRHNAILGPSLGEFPNSFWNNNQSLYICPLCAFLIIHHHLALTRLRNGSEIFINTPSFEIMWHLNKYARQIFEKENVATTKELLGMSLIEMVLKLNIQLGKWTIMNIEVVSKYKIDNKDRIDFFSLPYEIVYLLSDREIASLLNDIGEFNVLNMVLNSNFKGILEFAERIFRIALKSEREKQENKFINDNVKLERNKGNNLIAFSQKLFKLYTLIEEKVIRRFLYE, via the coding sequence ATGGAAAAGGATGATGTGATTACTTTATATCCTGGAAACTGGCTATATAATGCGGGGGTGATTGGGCTATTGAGATCTGTGGAGGAGGTTGAAAAATTACCTCTCGATTGTTGTTTTAATTTTTATGATGATGGATCTCTAAGTGTTAAAAAGATTATCTTTAATGAATTGGATGTTGAGAGAAGATATTTTTCAGAAGAAGAGAAAATATCTTCAATTGTAGGAAAATCCAATTTGTATAGGAATTACTTGCAGCCTTCATGGATAAGTAGTTTTCCTTATTTTGTAAAAAATCTTTCAAAAATTAAAGAAAATGATGTATCATTTTACTGTAATCTTTGTTATAGAAGATTTGCTTTACCTAACTCAGAAGTTGAGGATTTAAAAAGCAGGGGTTTAAAGAAATTTTTAGAAAGTATTAAAAAATTTGATATACGTCATAATGCAATTTTAGGTCCATCCTTAGGAGAATTTCCCAACAGTTTTTGGAATAACAATCAAAGTCTTTACATTTGTCCTCTCTGTGCTTTTCTAATTATTCATCATCATCTTGCTTTAACTCGGCTTCGTAATGGTTCGGAAATCTTTATAAACACTCCATCTTTCGAAATAATGTGGCACTTAAACAAATATGCAAGACAAATTTTTGAAAAAGAGAATGTCGCAACCACCAAAGAGCTTCTTGGCATGTCACTTATTGAAATGGTTTTAAAACTTAATATTCAACTTGGGAAATGGACCATAATGAATATTGAAGTTGTCAGTAAATATAAGATTGATAATAAAGATAGAATAGATTTCTTTTCTTTACCGTATGAAATTGTATATCTTCTTTCTGATCGAGAGATTGCAAGCTTATTAAATGACATTGGAGAATTTAATGTTTTGAACATGGTTTTAAACAGTAATTTTAAAGGAATTTTAGAATTTGCTGAAAGAATTTTTAGAATTGCGTTAAAATCTGAAAGAGAAAAACAGGAAAATAAGTTTATAAATGATAATGTTAAACTTGAAAGGAACAAAGGAAACAACTTGATTGCCTTTTCCCAGAAATTGTTCAAACTTTATACGTTGATTGAGGAAAAAGTAATAAGGAGGTTTTTGTATGAGTGA
- a CDS encoding type II toxin-antitoxin system PemK/MazF family toxin, translating into MQPPDRGDLVYVNFNPQSGHEQAGRRPGIVLSPKAFNQSTGFAVLCPITRQKKGYPFEVELPGGSAVEGVILADQVKSLDWRSRQLQIIGRAPNEIVSDCLDLIHTFLT; encoded by the coding sequence ATGCAACCGCCGGATCGCGGGGATCTTGTTTATGTCAATTTCAATCCACAATCAGGGCATGAACAGGCAGGAAGGCGGCCGGGGATTGTTCTATCACCGAAAGCATTTAATCAATCAACAGGATTTGCGGTACTTTGCCCGATTACCCGGCAAAAAAAAGGCTATCCGTTTGAAGTGGAATTGCCAGGAGGCTCGGCTGTTGAAGGTGTGATTTTGGCAGATCAGGTCAAAAGTCTAGATTGGCGCTCTCGACAGCTTCAAATAATAGGACGAGCACCCAATGAAATCGTTTCGGACTGCTTGGATCTGATTCATACTTTTCTTACATGA
- the cas7i gene encoding type I-B CRISPR-associated protein Cas7/Cst2/DevR — MSNISKNQLKHITLTIIFKASALNRDEKIGGNILSIKKLKQGNKIVSFIGKPAIRHYLFETLVKSCGWKESTVIKKEEVIQFDITKDDILTSPELDAFGYMYTIGKQSSITRKSPVGITKAIGLDPYEGDMAFYANHDLVNRGIRQGLDVTPDLYNKEEHHSFYKVSFTIDIDVLGKDEWIINEEPKFNNGTIEIVLPDQNRKEIRDVGLMNSEDNKYKVENGTIKWTKIYDNKYKITFEVNEEEKKNRVIQILNAIKNGFYAQSSNESNTIVPLFLIAGYVKVPSPIFHSYLDISPLEGKTHRVIGVFDALRNGWIEEKVFLMDSEKVRVERKEELINKINELNSKVKITENWDDFLRELNDFSNKERED; from the coding sequence ATGAGTAACATTAGTAAAAATCAATTAAAACATATAACTCTTACTATTATTTTTAAGGCCTCTGCATTAAATAGGGATGAAAAAATTGGCGGGAATATCCTTTCTATTAAAAAATTAAAACAGGGCAATAAAATAGTTAGTTTCATTGGAAAACCTGCTATAAGGCATTATCTTTTTGAAACATTAGTAAAATCTTGTGGTTGGAAAGAAAGTACAGTAATAAAAAAGGAAGAGGTTATTCAGTTTGATATTACAAAAGATGATATTTTAACAAGTCCTGAGCTTGATGCCTTTGGATATATGTATACTATAGGAAAACAGTCTTCAATCACAAGAAAATCTCCTGTGGGTATTACCAAAGCTATTGGTTTAGATCCTTATGAGGGTGATATGGCTTTTTATGCAAATCATGATCTTGTTAATAGAGGGATAAGACAAGGACTTGACGTGACTCCTGATCTTTATAATAAAGAGGAACACCATTCCTTTTATAAAGTGAGCTTTACTATTGATATTGATGTTTTGGGGAAAGATGAGTGGATAATTAATGAAGAACCTAAGTTTAATAATGGGACAATAGAGATAGTATTACCAGATCAGAACCGGAAAGAAATAAGAGATGTTGGGCTTATGAATAGTGAAGATAATAAATATAAAGTAGAAAATGGAACTATTAAGTGGACGAAAATATATGATAACAAATACAAAATAACTTTTGAAGTTAACGAAGAAGAAAAGAAAAACCGTGTTATACAAATCCTTAATGCCATCAAAAATGGTTTTTATGCTCAATCAAGCAATGAGTCAAATACAATTGTTCCACTTTTTTTAATTGCTGGATATGTTAAAGTCCCATCCCCTATATTTCATTCATACCTCGACATAAGCCCACTTGAGGGAAAAACCCATAGGGTTATAGGAGTTTTTGATGCTTTAAGAAATGGTTGGATTGAGGAAAAAGTATTCCTAATGGATAGCGAAAAAGTGAGAGTAGAGAGAAAAGAAGAGCTAATAAATAAGATAAATGAACTAAATTCAAAAGTGAAAATAACAGAAAATTGGGATGATTTTCTTAGAGAATTAAATGACTTTAGCAATAAGGAAAGGGAAGATTAG
- the istB gene encoding IS21-like element helper ATPase IstB — MLRDEIADCCKALKLSQNFAENFDKIEAKSHGEYLLKLLKLEIEHRETRKRERLLKKAGFYTIKTFADYIFDEIKLPTGLTQKDLKECKFIEEKRNLILYGNVGTGKTHLATAIGVEACKKGLNVKFFRTAALVNRLGEARKRGELSGLLKQFSKLDLLICDEWGYVPLEREGAQLLFQVISDCYERRSVVITTNLEFSRWASIFYDEQMTTAMIDRLIHHSYLLIFDGQSYRMRQSLMRQLS, encoded by the coding sequence ATGCTAAGGGATGAAATTGCAGATTGCTGTAAAGCATTAAAACTAAGTCAAAATTTTGCAGAAAACTTCGATAAGATAGAAGCTAAAAGTCACGGCGAATACCTTTTAAAACTTCTTAAGTTAGAGATTGAACACAGAGAAACAAGAAAAAGAGAAAGGCTTCTTAAAAAAGCCGGATTTTACACAATAAAAACCTTTGCCGATTACATATTTGACGAAATAAAGTTACCCACAGGGCTAACTCAAAAGGATTTGAAAGAATGTAAATTTATAGAAGAAAAACGGAACCTAATTCTTTACGGCAATGTAGGAACGGGGAAAACCCATCTTGCTACAGCAATTGGAGTAGAAGCCTGCAAAAAAGGATTAAACGTTAAATTTTTCCGTACTGCAGCGTTAGTAAATAGGCTTGGGGAAGCCAGGAAAAGAGGTGAACTTTCCGGATTACTGAAACAGTTTTCAAAATTGGATCTTTTAATCTGTGACGAATGGGGTTATGTTCCATTGGAACGTGAAGGGGCTCAGCTTTTATTTCAGGTAATTTCAGATTGCTACGAACGCAGGAGTGTAGTTATTACTACAAATCTTGAATTCAGTCGTTGGGCATCAATATTTTATGATGAACAGATGACAACCGCTATGATAGACCGGCTAATACACCACAGCTACTTGTTAATATTTGATGGTCAAAGCTACAGGATGAGGCAATCACTCATGAGGCAATTAAGTTAA
- the cas5b gene encoding type I-B CRISPR-associated protein Cas5b, with protein MDTKTIGGLKIKIYQPQSHYRMPFTYQRRHTYPLPPYSTVLGLIANILGIRNLPDQEEPCIKENCNCSYHKLKQIKMSICGKFQAKSTEYIWLRNLSKNAHIGRFGSIENRFVAGHIEHIGGQSLCLIDILNDVQILIYLYHHDYTFLDEIKQKFENPANRYSPLHLGRAEDWIVIKELEDIELEVHETNGNYGYFFWIPERIFNIGCKFEFDKINGLIYNLTTFYKIKDGVRNFDYIKTKLNDGNLGDISTYFDTKEKIPIFFADLKEG; from the coding sequence ATGGATACAAAAACTATCGGGGGACTAAAAATTAAAATATATCAACCTCAATCTCATTATAGAATGCCCTTCACCTATCAAAGAAGACATACTTATCCTCTTCCTCCATATTCCACAGTTCTTGGCTTGATAGCAAATATCCTTGGAATAAGAAACTTACCAGATCAAGAAGAACCATGCATCAAGGAAAACTGTAATTGCTCTTATCATAAACTTAAACAAATTAAAATGTCTATTTGCGGGAAATTTCAGGCTAAAAGCACTGAATACATATGGCTTCGTAATCTAAGTAAAAATGCACATATAGGGAGATTTGGTTCTATAGAAAATAGATTTGTTGCAGGACATATTGAACATATTGGAGGGCAATCTCTTTGTCTTATTGATATTTTGAATGATGTTCAAATTTTAATTTATCTGTATCACCATGACTATACCTTTTTAGATGAAATCAAACAAAAATTTGAAAATCCAGCTAATAGATATTCTCCCTTACATCTTGGAAGAGCTGAAGATTGGATCGTAATAAAAGAATTAGAAGATATTGAGCTTGAAGTTCATGAGACAAACGGAAATTATGGTTATTTCTTCTGGATTCCTGAAAGGATTTTTAATATAGGATGTAAATTTGAATTTGACAAAATAAATGGGCTAATTTATAACCTCACCACATTTTACAAGATAAAGGATGGGGTAAGAAATTTTGATTATATAAAAACAAAGCTTAATGATGGAAACTTAGGGGATATTTCCACTTATTTTGATACAAAAGAAAAAATACCTATATTCTTTGCAGATCTAAAGGAGGGTTAA
- the cas6 gene encoding CRISPR-associated endoribonuclease Cas6 has product MKNNKRSKNFCFSVFLRNYKLVGDFFESANEEEPLKLFFNVSYPDAEFVLRIYNGLLNIPNFKYKDFKLKRGSVRLIREKSITNNEVVFKTLSPLYIRGKDGKPLTPINENFEIELNYIMNTVLMNYRGYGLKRDLCFTPLDLRKQIIKEKIESFIKKTGKEYMTLTVYKGAFKLFGDPEDLRDIYFLGIGFRRSEGFGMVEVV; this is encoded by the coding sequence ATAAAGAACAATAAGAGAAGCAAAAATTTCTGTTTTTCGGTGTTTCTGAGAAATTATAAACTGGTGGGAGACTTTTTTGAGTCTGCTAATGAGGAAGAACCATTAAAACTTTTTTTTAACGTAAGCTATCCTGATGCAGAATTTGTATTAAGAATTTACAATGGACTTTTAAATATACCCAATTTTAAATATAAAGATTTTAAATTGAAAAGGGGCTCAGTTAGGTTAATAAGAGAGAAATCCATAACAAATAATGAGGTGGTTTTTAAGACATTATCTCCCTTATATATAAGGGGTAAGGATGGAAAGCCTCTAACGCCCATTAATGAAAATTTTGAAATAGAATTAAATTATATAATGAACACGGTTTTAATGAATTACAGAGGTTATGGCCTAAAAAGGGATCTTTGCTTTACACCTCTTGATCTTCGAAAACAAATTATAAAAGAAAAAATAGAATCATTTATAAAAAAGACAGGAAAAGAATATATGACATTAACGGTTTATAAAGGAGCTTTCAAATTATTCGGAGACCCCGAGGATTTAAGAGATATCTATTTTTTAGGGATAGGCTTTAGACGAAGTGAGGGGTTCGGAATGGTGGAGGTGGTATAG
- a CDS encoding RNA-guided endonuclease InsQ/TnpB family protein, translating to MSVQLTRDEVREAFKSFFSLKKVGVTKHNAPGFRSKNQLSPIKYVQSGYIIEGNKVTISLGRKRGDGVKNVSFSISYRKDINFERVRQLTITYDKKCGQLEARLVVEVCEKANDGIKKVAIDVGETVLMACIFDDGKVFLYSGRLIKSVRRYWQKVRKNLKTNSQRWKQISHRENRQVEQLLHIATTHFIEQCLENKVGEIAVGNLNGIRKNINFNDSMRLHAWPYRKLIEMLKYKGALAGIMVRDDINESRTSITCHACGKVLASNRVYRGLYKCSCGWKVHADINGALNIFEKAYKVSPLKGSSGFVAKPAAVSFYLGWNGVAEPIHK from the coding sequence ATGTCCGTCCAGCTTACAAGAGATGAAGTCAGGGAAGCATTTAAATCCTTTTTTTCTTTAAAAAAAGTAGGTGTTACAAAACATAATGCACCCGGGTTTCGTTCTAAAAATCAACTATCGCCTATAAAATATGTTCAAAGCGGTTATATAATTGAAGGAAATAAAGTTACTATAAGTCTTGGAAGAAAAAGGGGAGACGGAGTAAAAAATGTCTCTTTTAGTATATCTTACAGAAAAGATATTAATTTTGAGCGCGTACGTCAGCTCACCATTACCTACGATAAAAAATGCGGGCAACTTGAAGCTCGTCTGGTAGTGGAAGTCTGTGAAAAAGCAAATGATGGGATAAAAAAAGTAGCAATAGATGTTGGAGAAACAGTACTTATGGCCTGTATTTTCGATGATGGTAAAGTTTTTCTTTATTCCGGAAGGTTAATTAAATCTGTCCGCAGGTATTGGCAAAAGGTACGTAAAAATCTTAAAACCAATTCTCAAAGATGGAAGCAAATATCTCATAGAGAAAATAGACAGGTAGAGCAATTATTGCATATAGCTACAACGCACTTTATTGAACAATGCTTAGAGAATAAAGTTGGGGAAATTGCAGTTGGTAATTTAAATGGTATTCGAAAAAATATTAATTTTAATGATTCAATGCGACTGCATGCTTGGCCATATAGAAAATTGATTGAAATGTTGAAATATAAAGGTGCTTTAGCGGGTATAATGGTTCGAGATGATATTAATGAAAGTAGAACATCTATAACTTGTCATGCCTGCGGCAAAGTATTGGCATCAAATAGAGTATACAGAGGATTATATAAATGTTCATGTGGATGGAAAGTACATGCCGATATAAATGGTGCCTTAAATATTTTTGAAAAGGCTTATAAGGTATCTCCTTTAAAGGGGAGTAGTGGCTTTGTGGCGAAGCCCGCGGCTGTTTCATTCTATCTGGGGTGGAACGGTGTCGCTGAACCTATACATAAATAA
- the istA gene encoding IS21 family transposase codes for MTQINDIRHSFFFKGENISEIAREFKKDRKTVRKYIYQEDWNMKLKAKEIENAFPKLNPFKADIDQWLEEDKKARKKQRHTAKRIYDRLCEKYKDNFNCSYRTVAAYVASKKKEIYQDNSCCLPLEHIPGEAQVDFGEADFYENGILYHGFYLNVSFPYSNAGFTQLFKGENRECLFQGLKNIFEYIGGVPPILWFDDPSTLVAAILKDGERKLTDAFLRFKEHYGFEAVFCNPAAGHEKGNVENKVGYHRRNFLVPVPKFEKLEDFNRELLQLCEQDMYREHYRKDGTHAEIFNEDKKALLKLPDIPYEVADYITVKTNAYAKFSLNGGKHIYSTAPKYANSRILVKITANEVIPLDESHREIVRHRRLYGDSKQESMDWLPYLTQLSRCPGALKYSGIYNMLPDPLREYLEGCSKSERGKALKILASLCIESSFEKALSAVTQAILYGVKDLDSLIAIHSRITGITPQLELVRLPEEIPELKAFSFNAEEYDKAFLKGGANIYAKG; via the coding sequence ATGACCCAAATTAATGATATCAGACATTCGTTCTTTTTTAAAGGAGAAAATATCAGTGAGATAGCTCGTGAGTTCAAAAAAGATCGAAAAACAGTGCGTAAATACATCTATCAAGAGGACTGGAATATGAAACTTAAAGCTAAGGAAATCGAAAATGCATTTCCAAAACTCAACCCTTTCAAAGCTGATATAGACCAATGGCTTGAAGAAGATAAAAAAGCTCGAAAAAAGCAGCGTCATACCGCTAAGAGAATTTATGATAGGCTTTGCGAAAAATACAAAGATAATTTTAACTGTTCTTATCGCACAGTTGCAGCTTATGTAGCATCGAAAAAGAAAGAGATTTATCAGGATAATTCTTGCTGTCTGCCGTTAGAGCACATTCCAGGTGAAGCACAGGTTGATTTCGGTGAAGCTGACTTTTACGAAAATGGAATACTTTATCACGGTTTTTATCTTAATGTATCTTTCCCTTATAGTAATGCTGGATTTACCCAACTTTTCAAGGGTGAAAACCGTGAATGCCTATTTCAAGGCTTAAAAAACATATTTGAATACATTGGTGGAGTCCCGCCTATACTATGGTTTGATGACCCGAGCACATTAGTGGCAGCTATCCTAAAGGATGGAGAACGCAAACTAACCGATGCTTTTCTAAGATTCAAAGAGCATTATGGCTTTGAAGCAGTATTCTGCAACCCGGCAGCCGGGCATGAAAAGGGTAATGTGGAAAACAAAGTAGGATACCATAGACGTAACTTCTTAGTCCCAGTCCCAAAGTTTGAAAAGTTAGAGGATTTTAACCGAGAACTCCTGCAATTATGCGAACAAGATATGTATCGTGAGCACTACCGGAAGGACGGGACTCACGCAGAGATTTTCAATGAAGATAAAAAAGCTTTGCTTAAACTTCCTGATATTCCTTATGAGGTTGCCGATTACATAACTGTTAAAACCAATGCATATGCAAAATTCAGCTTAAATGGAGGGAAACATATATATTCTACCGCACCAAAATACGCCAATAGCCGAATACTTGTAAAAATAACGGCTAATGAGGTAATACCGCTGGATGAAAGTCACAGGGAAATCGTTCGTCACCGCAGGCTTTACGGGGATTCCAAACAGGAAAGCATGGACTGGCTGCCTTATCTCACTCAACTATCCCGCTGTCCTGGAGCCCTAAAATATTCAGGAATTTACAACATGCTGCCTGATCCTCTCAGAGAATACCTTGAAGGATGTAGTAAAAGTGAACGCGGTAAAGCACTTAAGATTCTTGCTTCTCTTTGTATAGAAAGCAGTTTTGAAAAGGCTTTAAGCGCTGTAACCCAGGCAATACTTTATGGGGTAAAGGATTTAGACAGTTTAATAGCCATCCATAGCAGGATAACTGGTATAACCCCTCAATTAGAACTGGTAAGACTTCCTGAAGAAATTCCAGAATTAAAGGCATTTAGTTTTAATGCTGAGGAATACGATAAAGCCTTTTTGAAAGGCGGTGCTAATATATATGCTAAGGGATGA
- a CDS encoding CRISPR-associated helicase/endonuclease Cas3 — translation MIEILAKSHVKDGKKVTLSKHTSDVLKVFENIKRKLNKINSADLIEAIEIAIFLHDLGKVLPSFQIKSLGNKHYKPWDIYHEIPHSLFSVFWVDKDKLKAKFNNENYLNFIISSIAYHHWRENFDDFISRHNEIFIKLCQKVMEEWGEILKENLSQEFSSFNEYKDFIGINKKWTESIINRRSFTNLAVPPYKFDYEPLRGEIKKEWILISGFLQRCDHFASWCEEEGENLNEVEIEPKRENEVKDVIGNKIRDYAWQFKVLDGKTDKNIILIAPTGYGKTEFAFLWGKGNKFFYTLPLRSAVNQIYERAGEIFGENTTGLLHSDADAYILEKGIDETNTMKSYELAKQLSYPVIISTGDQFFPYALRPPGYEKVFATLSYSRLVIDEVQAYDPKACAIITKFMEWIYKMGGKFLLMTATLPKFIENRIRSLVIDLEIVNIYEKEKENFQKIFKHKLKIKLIENKKEGKNPEFELPEGEIEEIIKKANEGKRVLVILNTVDFAQRVYEKLMNKTSSPLKDNIFLLHSRFTFEDRKNKENEYIKKFENPKPSTENIGKILVATQVVEASLNIDADVLFTEICPLDALVQRIGRVLRRYFYKDGKIRNKSDNTEYNISQSEFKSFENEPNVYMWVFKEGLQSGRKKVYSEELIKFSIVWLWKKGKGDIETLLKEISQVETGIKDYDESVVEKIFKEEFSLLLEDNLKEKSKKQKKESKENIYETILKDNKLLDKLNEIEIELSEYDKYALVTLFYSTIKRNGNYLKEFFDTLSLLDAGWMSERKSEAERIFREIYDVGVVPKNKLEEFKNEIEKFIDKINLNKKGWSLFTCFKTEVLSKYVLYLPRYSLSNNPILVYEIIKIKLDEKWAKRIEKWLSGIYLYQGEYNEELGLKV, via the coding sequence ATGATTGAGATTTTAGCAAAATCCCATGTTAAAGATGGGAAGAAAGTAACTTTATCAAAGCATACTTCTGATGTACTAAAAGTATTCGAAAATATTAAGAGAAAACTTAACAAAATAAATAGCGCTGATTTAATAGAAGCAATAGAAATTGCTATCTTTTTACATGACCTTGGAAAAGTTTTGCCCTCTTTTCAAATAAAGTCTCTTGGTAATAAACACTATAAACCCTGGGATATATATCATGAGATTCCCCATTCCTTATTTTCTGTTTTTTGGGTTGATAAGGATAAATTAAAAGCTAAGTTTAATAATGAAAATTACTTAAATTTTATAATTTCATCTATTGCTTATCATCACTGGAGAGAAAATTTTGATGACTTTATCTCAAGACATAATGAAATTTTTATAAAATTGTGCCAGAAGGTAATGGAGGAATGGGGTGAAATCCTAAAGGAAAATCTATCTCAAGAATTTTCGTCATTTAATGAATATAAAGATTTTATCGGCATAAATAAAAAATGGACTGAAAGTATTATAAATAGAAGAAGCTTTACGAATCTTGCAGTTCCTCCGTATAAATTTGACTATGAACCATTGAGAGGAGAAATAAAGAAAGAATGGATATTGATATCAGGTTTTTTGCAAAGATGTGACCATTTTGCATCATGGTGCGAAGAGGAAGGAGAAAATCTAAATGAAGTGGAAATAGAACCCAAAAGAGAAAATGAGGTTAAAGATGTAATTGGAAATAAGATTAGAGATTATGCATGGCAGTTCAAGGTATTAGACGGAAAGACAGACAAAAATATTATACTAATTGCACCTACTGGGTATGGCAAAACTGAATTTGCGTTTTTATGGGGAAAAGGAAATAAGTTCTTCTATACTCTTCCTCTTCGCTCAGCAGTTAATCAGATTTATGAAAGAGCAGGAGAAATATTTGGGGAAAATACAACAGGGCTTCTACACTCGGATGCTGATGCGTATATATTAGAGAAAGGGATTGACGAAACTAACACAATGAAATCTTATGAACTTGCAAAACAGCTTTCCTATCCAGTAATAATCTCCACAGGAGATCAGTTTTTCCCATATGCTTTAAGACCACCTGGTTATGAAAAAGTGTTTGCGACTCTTTCTTATTCTCGTCTTGTAATTGACGAAGTACAAGCTTACGACCCAAAAGCTTGTGCAATAATCACTAAGTTTATGGAATGGATTTACAAAATGGGCGGAAAATTTCTACTAATGACTGCAACACTACCTAAATTCATAGAGAATAGGATAAGAAGTTTAGTGATTGATCTTGAAATAGTAAACATTTATGAAAAAGAGAAAGAGAATTTTCAAAAGATCTTTAAGCATAAACTTAAAATTAAGTTAATAGAAAATAAAAAAGAAGGGAAAAACCCAGAATTTGAATTGCCGGAAGGAGAAATAGAAGAAATAATTAAGAAAGCTAATGAAGGTAAAAGAGTTCTTGTAATCTTAAATACCGTTGATTTTGCTCAAAGGGTTTATGAAAAATTAATGAATAAAACTTCTTCTCCCTTAAAAGATAATATTTTCTTATTGCACTCTCGTTTTACCTTTGAAGATAGAAAAAACAAAGAAAATGAATACATTAAAAAATTCGAGAATCCAAAACCTTCTACGGAAAATATTGGCAAAATTCTTGTTGCTACACAAGTTGTAGAGGCTTCTCTTAATATAGACGCAGATGTTCTCTTTACTGAAATTTGTCCTCTTGATGCTTTAGTCCAAAGGATAGGAAGAGTTTTGAGAAGGTACTTTTATAAAGATGGAAAAATTAGAAATAAGAGTGATAATACAGAATATAATATATCTCAAAGCGAGTTTAAGTCTTTTGAAAATGAACCTAATGTTTATATGTGGGTCTTCAAAGAAGGATTACAGTCTGGAAGAAAGAAAGTTTACTCCGAGGAGTTGATTAAATTTTCCATTGTATGGTTGTGGAAGAAGGGGAAAGGAGATATAGAAACTTTATTGAAGGAGATATCCCAAGTTGAGACGGGTATCAAGGATTATGATGAAAGTGTAGTAGAAAAAATTTTTAAGGAGGAATTTTCCCTTCTTTTAGAGGATAATTTAAAAGAGAAAAGCAAAAAGCAAAAGAAAGAATCTAAAGAGAATATTTATGAAACAATTTTAAAAGATAACAAATTACTGGATAAGTTAAATGAAATAGAAATTGAATTGTCAGAATATGATAAATATGCTTTGGTGACTTTATTTTATTCAACAATAAAAAGGAATGGAAATTATTTAAAGGAGTTTTTTGATACCCTTAGTCTTCTTGATGCAGGATGGATGTCTGAGAGAAAGTCAGAAGCAGAAAGGATTTTTAGAGAAATTTACGATGTAGGAGTTGTACCTAAAAATAAATTAGAAGAATTTAAAAATGAAATTGAAAAATTTATTGATAAAATAAATCTTAATAAAAAGGGATGGTCTTTGTTTACATGTTTTAAAACAGAAGTTTTGTCTAAGTATGTACTATATTTGCCAAGATATTCATTATCAAATAATCCAATCTTAGTTTATGAAATTATAAAAATAAAATTAGATGAAAAATGGGCAAAAAGGATAGAGAAATGGCTATCGGGTATTTATCTTTATCAAGGGGAATACAACGAGGAGCTTGGTCTTAAAGTCTAA